One genomic region from Pyrobaculum islandicum DSM 4184 encodes:
- a CDS encoding glucodextranase DOMON-like domain-containing protein — MRRIILFLVLALFLLAQPMNIIFVFHNHQPWYIDLEKGELLLPWVRIHSVGNYLKVPLLVNQSGVSVAYTLSGSLIEQINWYANRTYVDARYKISQKIAEGKPLTLEEKYSMLLVPGGFFDINWQNIVYKHPRYTVLLGIRNDAFSKCPPGNITCIVSRFSEQDFIDLATLFNLLWIDPYIARQYPDVWAMRNKTSFTRNDLKRVLEVHMDLISKVLPLYRALAQQKRVELVLVPYSHPLMPLLADMGALEDLKVHIRLSQNLFERYLGVSPTGVWPPEQAVNDDVLRLFTESGFLWTITDEDVLKATMPGASHFGLYYVDYGGRRIYVFFRDKTLSDGLGFRYASMKPEEALADFMNYLKRVPRDECSVVVVALDGENPWENYPNFGDDFLIKFFGGLAQLEKNGTIKLWKPTDFVKRCSEKATPLPQREFEYFNLKVDISVYTSIRDLPTRIVQGRIAEGSWSSGGSLAIWIGDVDENVWWMWLKKAREDVGLNLKWDVLFPLLVAEASDWPFWYGGEMGSPQTFDPVAKSALIAFYRRAGLQPPMYLFSLAYPGGTPREIVGRGDGKVALYEGLTVYVNTTHIWIEGAGCGVVYFSNPTLPRSPYFFRGAVYGIHGEKLHIYADMAIDSCNNTVYLSDGGKFYPVGKAARSYFIGAQPGDKLYVEFNGLVYVLTIPESPVQQKLLMEVADPPGDDFGTGKYRYPKNPVFKPGVFDLLGFTLYDLGDRLRFMFRVREFGGNPWSGPAGFSLQFFHVYINRGRGERNDTLGLGVTLCKEAMWDVALLIGPGWSGGNRIVYSDGSFIDDAMAIRPGPNNTIVADVPKKYIGEFEKSWKLTVFLTSWDGYGPDNIRRFGVVEDEWTVGGADAAAVLAGVAPRVFDVLAPTVDAQVRALTSYKVSRLPNGTYVGAPASVCIFYTQEKPAATITATITTTVTQTSRETVTTTQYLTETQKETVREVNWVATAIVSVLAFILGLTPSLLAKRER; from the coding sequence ATGAGGCGGATAATTTTGTTTCTAGTCTTAGCTTTATTTCTGTTAGCCCAGCCAATGAATATAATATTTGTATTTCATAACCACCAGCCTTGGTATATAGACCTAGAAAAAGGCGAGTTACTACTGCCATGGGTGAGAATACATTCTGTTGGAAATTATCTAAAAGTGCCCCTTCTTGTAAACCAAAGCGGCGTTTCCGTTGCATATACTCTTTCTGGGAGTTTAATTGAACAGATAAATTGGTACGCTAACAGAACTTACGTCGACGCTAGATATAAGATATCGCAAAAGATCGCAGAGGGGAAGCCTTTGACTCTGGAGGAGAAATACTCCATGTTGTTAGTGCCCGGGGGATTCTTTGATATAAATTGGCAAAATATTGTGTATAAACACCCAAGATACACTGTATTGTTAGGGATAAGAAATGATGCATTTAGTAAATGTCCACCTGGAAATATAACATGCATCGTATCTAGGTTCAGCGAGCAAGACTTTATTGACCTAGCCACGCTTTTTAACCTTCTCTGGATAGACCCATACATAGCACGACAATACCCAGACGTTTGGGCTATGAGAAATAAAACCTCCTTTACGCGCAACGACCTTAAGAGAGTCTTAGAGGTACACATGGACCTAATCTCAAAAGTTTTGCCTTTATATAGAGCTTTGGCACAACAGAAGAGGGTAGAGCTCGTGCTAGTGCCATACTCACATCCTCTAATGCCTCTTTTGGCAGACATGGGAGCTTTAGAAGACTTAAAAGTTCACATAAGACTCTCGCAGAATCTCTTTGAAAGATATTTAGGAGTTTCGCCCACGGGTGTTTGGCCTCCTGAACAAGCAGTTAACGATGATGTGCTCAGACTTTTTACAGAATCCGGCTTTTTATGGACTATAACAGACGAGGACGTATTGAAGGCAACCATGCCCGGAGCTAGCCACTTCGGTCTTTACTATGTAGATTATGGAGGACGACGTATATACGTTTTCTTTAGAGATAAAACACTGTCTGACGGCCTAGGTTTTAGATACGCCTCTATGAAGCCAGAAGAGGCCTTGGCCGACTTTATGAATTATCTAAAGAGGGTGCCACGAGACGAGTGTTCAGTAGTCGTAGTTGCATTAGATGGCGAAAATCCGTGGGAAAACTATCCAAATTTTGGAGATGATTTTCTTATTAAATTCTTTGGAGGACTCGCACAGTTGGAGAAAAACGGCACCATCAAGCTATGGAAACCTACAGACTTTGTAAAGAGATGTAGCGAAAAAGCTACGCCATTACCACAACGTGAATTTGAATATTTCAACCTAAAAGTAGATATATCCGTATATACCTCTATACGTGATCTACCAACCCGTATTGTCCAGGGTAGAATTGCAGAAGGCTCGTGGTCTAGTGGGGGTAGTTTAGCCATTTGGATTGGCGATGTAGACGAAAATGTTTGGTGGATGTGGCTAAAGAAGGCTAGAGAAGATGTAGGTCTAAATTTGAAGTGGGATGTACTTTTCCCATTGTTAGTAGCTGAAGCCAGTGACTGGCCGTTTTGGTACGGCGGCGAAATGGGTTCACCACAGACCTTTGACCCTGTTGCAAAATCTGCACTGATAGCATTTTACCGACGGGCTGGTTTACAGCCGCCTATGTATCTTTTCTCCTTGGCGTATCCCGGCGGGACTCCCCGCGAAATAGTTGGAAGGGGCGATGGAAAAGTAGCTCTCTACGAAGGGCTTACGGTTTATGTAAATACGACACATATATGGATAGAGGGCGCGGGGTGTGGCGTAGTCTATTTCTCAAATCCAACACTTCCGAGGTCGCCATATTTCTTCAGAGGCGCTGTATATGGAATACATGGCGAGAAATTACACATATATGCCGATATGGCTATCGATAGCTGTAATAACACAGTATATCTCTCAGACGGCGGTAAGTTCTATCCAGTTGGGAAAGCGGCTAGATCGTACTTTATAGGCGCGCAACCTGGCGACAAACTCTACGTAGAGTTTAATGGCCTTGTATATGTGCTCACAATACCTGAAAGCCCAGTACAACAAAAATTGTTAATGGAAGTAGCTGATCCGCCTGGAGACGACTTTGGCACTGGTAAATACCGCTATCCTAAGAACCCCGTCTTCAAGCCCGGGGTTTTTGACCTATTAGGATTTACGCTATACGACCTGGGCGATAGGCTAAGGTTCATGTTTAGAGTGAGAGAATTTGGTGGAAACCCATGGAGCGGGCCTGCAGGATTTTCGTTACAGTTTTTCCACGTCTATATTAATAGAGGACGTGGAGAGAGAAATGACACACTTGGTCTAGGAGTGACTCTTTGTAAAGAGGCGATGTGGGATGTGGCCTTATTAATAGGCCCTGGTTGGAGCGGCGGTAATCGTATAGTTTATTCAGATGGCTCATTTATAGATGATGCTATGGCTATAAGGCCAGGCCCTAATAATACAATTGTCGCAGATGTTCCCAAGAAGTACATTGGCGAGTTTGAAAAAAGTTGGAAATTAACTGTGTTTCTCACATCGTGGGACGGCTACGGCCCAGACAATATACGGAGATTTGGCGTAGTAGAAGATGAGTGGACTGTCGGCGGCGCAGATGCCGCCGCGGTGTTGGCAGGAGTGGCCCCGAGAGTGTTTGATGTGTTAGCGCCTACTGTAGATGCCCAGGTTAGGGCACTAACTTCCTACAAAGTGTCCAGACTGCCTAATGGCACATACGTAGGCGCACCAGCCTCTGTGTGTATATTTTACACACAAGAAAAGCCAGCCGCGACAATTACTGCAACAATCACCACTACAGTAACACAGACAAGCCGTGAGACAGTTACTACAACACAGTACTTAACGGAAACTCAGAAAGAAACTGTAAGAGAAGTTAATTGGGTAGCTACAGCTATAGTCTCAGTGTTAGCTTTTATACTTGGTTTAACACCTAGCCTATTGGCAAAAAGAGAGCGGTAA
- a CDS encoding extracellular solute-binding protein — protein MNRNLLIGVVAIVIILLGIATYYTTQPPQVTPTTTSAPPTTTQTTTQTTPQQITTPTYTPPPETTTKTTTVPPTTTPSPTQTTPVKKVIVRIWHALTPEEEAVFKEVARLYIQNHPDVQIVFENKSPDLQTAVLAAISTGEKFDLFIWAHDWIGLMVEAGVLKPVDNEVADVIQRFAVPIPQYKGHIYGLPFTAETVALICNRKIIQTPPKTFADLVKIMQQFYNPPKTYGIAYFVDPYFISAWVHGAGGYYFDDATEKQGLTNPKTIAGFEFFKKNIMPYIGPNPTDYNTQISIFLAEQAPCMVNGPWSIGTVKKAGIDFFVTPLPPVNDTYVPKPYGGLKMFYVTIYASKEAIDFIKWFTTDPQVAKVLVAKLGYIPVIKNIDVQDPVVQGFYEAIKNVRLMPVSPKMQPVWGAVTLVIQNSIVSDQKTIRQAAEDAAKDLCARGLC, from the coding sequence ATGAATAGAAACTTGCTAATTGGTGTCGTAGCGATTGTAATCATTCTCTTGGGAATAGCCACTTATTATACAACTCAACCACCGCAAGTAACGCCTACGACTACGTCTGCGCCGCCGACTACTACGCAAACTACGACACAAACAACACCTCAACAGATTACAACACCGACGTATACTCCTCCGCCAGAGACAACTACAAAAACAACGACTGTACCGCCGACTACTACGCCATCACCTACACAAACCACTCCTGTTAAGAAAGTGATAGTTAGAATATGGCACGCTCTAACGCCAGAAGAAGAGGCCGTCTTTAAAGAGGTGGCTAGACTTTATATACAAAATCACCCAGACGTTCAGATAGTGTTTGAAAATAAATCTCCAGATCTCCAAACCGCTGTTCTTGCGGCTATATCTACAGGCGAGAAATTCGACTTGTTTATATGGGCACACGACTGGATAGGCCTTATGGTAGAGGCCGGAGTTTTGAAACCTGTCGATAATGAGGTTGCAGACGTAATACAGAGGTTCGCAGTGCCTATACCGCAGTATAAAGGACATATTTACGGCCTACCATTTACTGCCGAAACTGTCGCCCTTATATGCAATAGAAAAATAATACAAACGCCGCCCAAAACTTTTGCAGACTTGGTCAAGATAATGCAACAGTTCTATAATCCTCCAAAGACATATGGCATAGCATATTTTGTAGACCCCTACTTCATCTCTGCTTGGGTTCACGGGGCGGGTGGTTATTATTTTGATGATGCTACAGAAAAGCAAGGGTTGACAAATCCAAAAACAATTGCTGGTTTTGAGTTTTTCAAGAAGAACATAATGCCTTATATAGGGCCGAATCCCACCGATTATAATACTCAGATAAGTATCTTTCTTGCCGAGCAAGCCCCATGTATGGTAAACGGCCCCTGGAGTATAGGTACTGTGAAAAAAGCGGGTATAGACTTCTTCGTGACGCCATTACCGCCAGTTAACGACACATATGTGCCTAAGCCATACGGAGGCTTAAAGATGTTTTACGTCACTATATACGCCTCTAAGGAGGCTATAGACTTCATAAAGTGGTTTACCACAGATCCCCAAGTGGCCAAGGTATTAGTGGCAAAACTAGGCTATATCCCCGTGATAAAAAACATAGATGTCCAAGACCCCGTAGTCCAAGGCTTTTATGAAGCTATTAAAAACGTACGCCTTATGCCAGTTTCTCCAAAAATGCAACCAGTGTGGGGAGCTGTCACTCTTGTAATACAGAACTCTATAGTGTCAGACCAAAAGACGATTAGGCAGGCTGCAGAAGACGCAGCAAAAGACCTTTGTGCAAGAGGGCTTTGTTAA
- a CDS encoding ABC transporter permease subunit, translating into MRLIQRPSPSPIYYGVATLGSLAFILAIVLAFTRDVGQTINALTTIDPYYISRVFLVVNIIGISGVVSYRAGLWNIGQEGQAIVGALAAIAARDPAIALMSAPASAAAWTLLPAALRTFANVNEAVTTFLMSIVAIYVARYFVEDILRDPAKKGFIVTVEAPGLDIFSAMLTTTAVITSVMFLYKTRLGLVLRLLSSGEEIVKYAGKSPRFYSFFALILSGAIAGVGGAVEIMTRETGHYMTLQQVSTGFGLYGISAAWLGGLNPLGVVVASLYIAWLCQIAVNLKTMGFSALVANALVGIAMAWGIAGYVMHKYKIVWR; encoded by the coding sequence ATGAGATTAATACAAAGGCCGTCCCCCTCTCCTATTTATTACGGAGTCGCAACTTTGGGCTCTTTAGCATTTATATTAGCTATAGTGTTGGCGTTTACAAGAGACGTGGGACAAACTATAAACGCCTTAACAACCATAGATCCTTATTACATCTCTAGAGTTTTCCTAGTGGTAAATATCATCGGTATATCCGGCGTTGTCTCATATCGAGCCGGCCTATGGAATATCGGCCAGGAGGGACAAGCAATCGTAGGAGCTTTGGCGGCCATAGCCGCAAGAGATCCCGCAATAGCGCTTATGTCTGCGCCAGCCAGCGCGGCGGCATGGACGTTACTGCCAGCGGCCCTGAGAACATTCGCTAATGTAAATGAGGCAGTTACCACATTTTTAATGTCTATAGTTGCCATATACGTCGCTCGCTACTTTGTAGAGGATATACTACGAGATCCTGCTAAAAAAGGCTTTATTGTCACTGTGGAAGCCCCAGGTCTCGACATCTTTTCTGCTATGTTAACTACTACCGCAGTTATAACCTCTGTGATGTTCCTATATAAAACAAGGCTGGGTCTTGTCTTACGTCTTCTATCATCGGGAGAGGAGATTGTCAAATACGCGGGTAAATCGCCTAGATTCTACAGTTTTTTTGCACTTATTCTTAGCGGAGCGATCGCAGGAGTGGGGGGCGCTGTTGAAATAATGACAAGAGAAACAGGCCACTATATGACACTACAACAGGTAAGCACAGGATTTGGCCTCTATGGAATATCGGCGGCTTGGCTCGGCGGTCTCAACCCGCTGGGCGTTGTGGTAGCATCACTGTATATCGCATGGCTTTGCCAAATTGCGGTCAATCTAAAAACTATGGGTTTTTCCGCGCTTGTGGCCAATGCGCTAGTTGGTATTGCAATGGCTTGGGGTATCGCTGGATATGTTATGCATAAGTATAAGATAGTATGGCGCTAG
- a CDS encoding ABC transporter permease, with protein MALEQTISITYEALKSATPMLLATLGAIVGQRAGVLNLGLEGVVYLSAAVAVITGPPWGFLTAVIVGALYNLLYYVLSNDLAMNQILLGFAFTMVGYGVGSQIAKGMVGKPIEKPIVSGVETYLAAVAVAVALHVFLKSRIGLAIRASGDDPVSLDLMGVDVYKVRKMVGFLEGVLASLAGAYLVLLYYGSWTEQLVMGWGSLAVATAMISLWSPLLATASSIIPSFFISLTYIMQRYISISPHILNTVPYVVSIAVLVIAQKAVGKAKAPRWLAKPYIREERA; from the coding sequence ATGGCGCTAGAGCAGACTATTTCAATAACATACGAAGCTTTAAAAAGCGCAACGCCTATGTTATTAGCTACACTCGGCGCCATCGTCGGCCAGAGGGCTGGGGTTTTAAACCTAGGTCTTGAGGGCGTGGTTTATCTCTCGGCGGCGGTTGCTGTAATTACGGGACCGCCCTGGGGCTTCCTAACAGCAGTTATAGTAGGTGCTCTATATAACCTCCTTTATTACGTGCTTTCAAATGACTTAGCTATGAATCAAATATTGTTAGGCTTTGCATTTACAATGGTGGGATATGGAGTGGGTTCGCAAATAGCTAAAGGCATGGTGGGAAAGCCTATAGAGAAGCCTATAGTTTCTGGAGTAGAGACTTATCTAGCTGCAGTAGCTGTGGCTGTGGCACTACACGTGTTTCTAAAGTCGAGAATAGGACTTGCCATAAGAGCCTCGGGCGACGATCCCGTCTCGTTGGACTTGATGGGCGTAGACGTTTATAAGGTAAGAAAAATGGTTGGATTTTTAGAGGGCGTATTGGCCTCTTTAGCTGGGGCATATCTAGTGTTGTTGTATTACGGTAGTTGGACAGAGCAATTAGTTATGGGATGGGGTTCTCTTGCTGTTGCGACCGCCATGATCTCGCTATGGTCACCTCTTTTAGCAACGGCATCCTCAATAATACCCTCGTTTTTTATCTCATTGACATATATAATGCAGAGGTATATCTCTATTTCGCCACATATATTAAACACAGTTCCTTACGTTGTCTCCATAGCTGTTTTAGTTATCGCACAAAAAGCTGTAGGAAAGGCCAAAGCACCGCGGTGGCTTGCGAAACCGTACATAAGAGAAGAGAGAGCATGA
- a CDS encoding ABC transporter ATP-binding protein, whose amino-acid sequence MVSLRAIGIRKVFPGVIALDNVDFEVKNGEVHCLLGENGAGKSTLLAILYGVYLPDRGEIYIDNRRVVIKSPRHATELGITLISQHFALVETLTVRENLKLAGIDVSKAEKISKEFGIEVPFDKYIEELTVGERQKVEIIKALARNSKILLMDEPTSLLSPKETKTFLKTIRKLANMGKAVVFVTHKIREAVEVADRITVLRRGQKVGTYEKPFDETSLLEAMFQGVVKRRLDKPSVSGEVIYKAERLTGEKVREATIELRRGELVAILGVAGNGQEELMELLSGFKKPRSGDIYIDGRKITGMPFSEFLKNGISYLPEERSRALAKDLSILDNFKIRCIDRCIEKLLEAKEILDIDFSDPHARAATLSGGNQQKMLIAREVWLRRPYILVASYPTRGLDVETAEKFYSFIREYVRGGTIITLEDIEEAVERADRIYIISRGEIVSSFTPPFDIDDIAEAMAT is encoded by the coding sequence ATGGTCTCTTTAAGGGCTATAGGAATTAGGAAGGTTTTCCCCGGTGTTATAGCACTAGACAACGTAGATTTTGAAGTTAAGAACGGCGAAGTCCATTGTCTCCTCGGCGAAAATGGAGCTGGAAAGTCCACTCTGTTGGCGATTCTCTATGGTGTGTACCTTCCCGATAGAGGTGAAATATATATTGACAATAGGAGAGTTGTTATAAAATCGCCACGTCACGCAACCGAGCTTGGAATTACGCTTATTTCTCAACACTTTGCGCTAGTGGAAACACTTACAGTAAGAGAAAACTTGAAATTGGCCGGCATAGACGTCTCAAAAGCTGAAAAAATAAGCAAAGAATTTGGCATTGAAGTTCCTTTTGATAAATATATAGAAGAACTTACAGTTGGAGAGAGACAGAAAGTAGAAATAATTAAAGCGTTAGCTCGTAATAGCAAAATTCTGCTTATGGATGAGCCAACATCGCTCTTAAGCCCCAAGGAGACGAAAACGTTTCTGAAGACAATTAGGAAACTCGCCAACATGGGTAAAGCAGTTGTATTTGTGACTCATAAGATTAGAGAAGCTGTAGAAGTTGCAGATAGGATAACAGTCTTAAGAAGGGGGCAGAAGGTGGGAACATACGAAAAACCGTTTGACGAAACGTCTCTTCTAGAAGCTATGTTTCAGGGTGTAGTAAAGAGGCGGTTGGATAAGCCGTCGGTCTCTGGTGAGGTGATATATAAAGCCGAAAGGCTGACAGGGGAGAAAGTACGTGAGGCCACAATAGAGTTAAGACGTGGCGAGCTTGTGGCTATTCTCGGCGTAGCAGGAAACGGACAAGAGGAGCTCATGGAGCTTCTCTCAGGGTTTAAAAAACCGAGGAGTGGAGACATATATATAGACGGAAGGAAGATAACTGGTATGCCGTTTTCGGAATTTCTAAAAAATGGAATATCTTATCTACCTGAGGAGCGAAGTCGTGCATTAGCTAAAGACTTAAGTATACTAGATAATTTCAAAATTAGATGCATAGATCGTTGTATTGAAAAATTGTTAGAAGCAAAGGAGATTCTGGATATAGATTTTTCAGACCCTCATGCGAGGGCAGCTACATTATCCGGCGGCAACCAACAGAAGATGCTAATTGCGCGGGAGGTCTGGCTTAGGAGACCTTATATATTGGTAGCTTCATATCCTACACGTGGGCTTGACGTAGAAACGGCAGAAAAATTCTACTCATTTATAAGAGAGTATGTCAGAGGCGGCACAATTATAACTCTTGAAGATATAGAAGAGGCCGTGGAGAGAGCCGATAGAATTTACATAATCTCACGCGGCGAAATTGTTTCATCTTTCACGCCGCCCTTTGATATTGATGATATAGCTGAAGCCATGGCGACATGA
- a CDS encoding ATP-dependent glucokinase, with protein MRLFLGIDIGATWTRALLIDEHGDIINRVKVKTSVNPIADVVDIVKRWQFHAVGVGSIGPLDLKSGWVVNSPNSPTRRFPLVEPLKELGKPIVVANDCVAAVWGEYVFKYNVENMVYITLSTGVGVGAIVNGNLLLGKDGNAHELGHAVIDFKSARRCGCGGRGHFEAYVGGAHIPRVYQEATGDAPASPEEIFRRYRHGDEKARKFINLWLDALAAGIATVVAAYDPELLIVGGSIALNNWDIISRELPARLRDYLSLREPEILKASFGDDEVAVGAAALAYKTPDTLKKFGYPITASSQS; from the coding sequence GTGCGTCTATTTCTTGGAATAGATATAGGAGCTACTTGGACTAGGGCTTTATTAATAGACGAACATGGTGATATAATAAATAGAGTTAAAGTTAAAACTAGTGTAAATCCTATTGCTGATGTTGTTGATATAGTAAAGCGATGGCAATTTCACGCCGTGGGAGTAGGGTCTATAGGGCCGCTGGATCTTAAGAGCGGGTGGGTTGTAAATTCGCCAAACTCCCCAACGCGTAGATTTCCACTGGTGGAACCTTTAAAAGAGCTTGGAAAACCTATAGTAGTTGCCAACGATTGTGTAGCAGCTGTATGGGGCGAATACGTGTTTAAGTATAATGTTGAAAATATGGTTTATATAACGCTATCTACTGGAGTTGGCGTAGGCGCTATAGTAAATGGTAATTTGCTATTGGGCAAAGATGGTAATGCCCATGAGCTTGGACATGCGGTTATAGACTTTAAATCGGCGAGGAGATGCGGCTGTGGGGGGCGTGGCCATTTTGAAGCTTATGTGGGCGGCGCGCATATACCTAGGGTTTATCAAGAGGCTACTGGCGACGCTCCGGCAAGCCCAGAGGAAATATTTAGAAGGTATAGACATGGCGACGAAAAAGCCAGAAAGTTTATAAATCTATGGCTAGACGCGTTAGCCGCCGGAATTGCTACTGTCGTAGCTGCCTACGACCCCGAATTGCTCATAGTAGGGGGCTCTATAGCGTTGAACAATTGGGACATAATATCGCGTGAACTCCCCGCTAGGCTAAGGGATTATCTAAGCCTACGAGAGCCAGAAATTTTAAAGGCCTCTTTTGGAGATGATGAAGTAGCTGTAGGTGCAGCTGCTTTAGCCTATAAAACACCTGATACTTTAAAGAAGTTCGGATACCCCATTACGGCCTCTTCCCAGTCTTAG
- a CDS encoding Glu/Leu/Phe/Val family dehydrogenase has product MVYITGSYIINAFLENTLITIRRGVELAGLPVELYEILSRPRRVLIVNIPVRLDGGGFEVFEGYRVQHCDVLGPYKGGVRFHPEVTLADDVALAILMTLKNSLAGLPYGGAKGAVRVDPKKLSQRELEELSRGYARAIAPLIGDVVDIPAPDVGTNAQIMAWMVDEYSKIKGYNVPGVFTSKPPELWGNPVREYATGFGVAVATREMAKKLWGGIEGKTVAIQGMGNVGRWTAYWLEKMGAKVIAVSDINGVAYRKEGLNVELIQKNKGLTGPALVELFTTKDNAEFVKNPDAIFKLDVDIFVPAAIENVIRGDNAGLVKARLVVEGANGPTTPEAERILYERGVVVVPDILANAGGVIMSYLEWVENLQWYIWDEEETRKRLENIMVNNVERVYKRWQREKGWTMRDAAIVTALERIYNAMKIRGWI; this is encoded by the coding sequence ATGGTCTACATAACTGGTTCTTACATAATAAATGCGTTTCTTGAAAATACACTTATAACCATAAGACGCGGCGTAGAATTGGCGGGATTGCCTGTAGAACTATATGAGATCTTGTCTAGGCCTAGGCGTGTTTTGATTGTTAATATTCCTGTGAGGTTGGATGGTGGTGGTTTTGAGGTGTTTGAGGGTTATCGTGTGCAGCATTGTGATGTTCTCGGCCCGTATAAGGGTGGGGTTCGTTTTCATCCTGAGGTTACTCTTGCCGACGACGTCGCCTTGGCTATTTTAATGACGTTGAAAAATAGCCTAGCTGGCTTGCCGTATGGCGGCGCTAAAGGCGCAGTACGTGTAGACCCTAAGAAACTCTCGCAGAGAGAACTTGAAGAGCTCTCTAGAGGATATGCCAGAGCCATAGCCCCCCTCATAGGCGACGTAGTCGACATCCCAGCGCCTGACGTTGGGACAAACGCCCAAATCATGGCGTGGATGGTAGACGAATATTCAAAAATAAAGGGCTACAACGTGCCCGGGGTATTCACCTCAAAACCACCAGAGCTATGGGGAAACCCAGTGAGAGAATACGCCACAGGCTTTGGAGTAGCAGTAGCGACAAGAGAAATGGCAAAAAAACTATGGGGCGGAATAGAAGGAAAAACAGTAGCGATACAGGGTATGGGTAATGTGGGGAGGTGGACAGCGTATTGGCTAGAAAAAATGGGCGCTAAGGTGATAGCTGTGTCTGATATAAATGGCGTAGCTTATAGAAAGGAGGGACTTAATGTTGAATTGATACAAAAAAACAAGGGACTTACAGGGCCTGCTCTCGTAGAACTGTTTACGACAAAAGACAATGCCGAATTTGTTAAAAACCCAGATGCCATATTTAAACTAGACGTCGACATTTTCGTCCCCGCCGCTATTGAGAATGTCATTAGGGGTGATAATGCTGGGCTTGTGAAGGCTAGGCTTGTTGTTGAGGGTGCTAATGGCCCTACTACTCCTGAGGCTGAGAGGATTTTGTATGAGAGGGGGGTTGTCGTAGTTCCTGATATCCTCGCCAACGCCGGCGGCGTGATTATGTCGTATTTAGAGTGGGTGGAGAATCTCCAGTGGTATATCTGGGACGAGGAGGAGACTAGAAAGAGACTTGAAAACATAATGGTAAACAACGTCGAGAGAGTATACAAGAGATGGCAGAGAGAAAAAGGATGGACAATGAGAGACGCAGCAATAGTAACCGCATTAGAAAGAATATACAACGCCATGAAAATAAGAGGGTGGATTTAG
- a CDS encoding molybdenum cofactor guanylyltransferase, whose product MVLFVIFAGGLSSRFGRDKCTFVYRERRLIDYVIEVGRQVADRVVIAAGRNANLYPGETVLPDSTRFSGPLAAVDSATHLFDDELLFAPCDMPFLKPKVFEELLTVDTPFSVWVFPNGRVESAVFKASPAELKTILDFLARVRRSRIDDIFRLGHTTFLSTERHGIDPVWLKNINRSADLSETAPVVRHRVYTQDQVVKWRDSPLVRWLINNDVNALKQELLHYIETGLLSMAAHVAKDLAVVSPSYKALAEALYEITDIEKA is encoded by the coding sequence ATGGTTTTGTTTGTTATATTCGCCGGCGGCCTTTCTTCGAGATTTGGTAGAGATAAATGTACGTTTGTATATAGAGAGCGTCGCCTAATAGATTACGTTATTGAAGTTGGTCGACAAGTGGCAGACCGCGTTGTTATAGCAGCTGGCCGTAACGCAAATCTCTATCCCGGCGAAACCGTCCTACCAGATAGCACTAGATTCTCGGGGCCTCTAGCAGCTGTAGACTCTGCGACGCATTTGTTTGACGATGAGCTTCTGTTTGCGCCTTGCGATATGCCATTTCTAAAACCAAAGGTGTTTGAAGAGCTACTGACGGTAGACACGCCATTTTCAGTATGGGTTTTTCCCAACGGGAGAGTAGAATCTGCGGTATTTAAGGCATCGCCTGCGGAGTTGAAGACAATACTAGATTTTTTGGCGCGAGTCAGGAGAAGTCGTATAGATGATATATTTAGGCTGGGACACACAACGTTTTTATCTACTGAGAGACATGGGATAGATCCCGTCTGGTTAAAAAACATCAACAGGTCCGCCGACCTTTCAGAGACTGCGCCCGTGGTGAGACACAGGGTTTATACCCAAGATCAAGTAGTTAAATGGAGAGATTCTCCACTTGTGAGATGGTTAATAAACAACGACGTAAACGCCCTGAAACAAGAGTTGCTACACTATATTGAAACCGGTCTTCTCTCTATGGCGGCTCATGTAGCTAAAGACCTAGCCGTAGTATCCCCTAGTTATAAAGCGCTGGCGGAGGCTCTCTATGAGATAACCGATATTGAAAAGGCGTGA